Proteins encoded within one genomic window of Scheffersomyces stipitis CBS 6054 chromosome 3, complete sequence:
- a CDS encoding predicted protein encodes MLKSSLLSILLMSPAILGIHIDDIEEGTTFAPAFSINLENDTIVDYSNHRFDWVPKGGLQERKNVKSCALGVASVASAFASGASAAAAWYAVFHKAAGEAKYESDNKNCGVHHHVVDTPSRKMRYVYSSSGGDCSSTAQESTIEGSLDKAYRTYIKSHYDHIWCMELTHGGTWKGYLLIGPDGNWPSNLSCGDSSSGTCVSGGKNDDHT; translated from the coding sequence aTGTTGAAGTCCAGCTTATTATCAATTCTTTTGATGTCGCCTGCCATCTTAGGAATTCATATTGACgacattgaagaaggtaccacGTTTGCTCCAGCATTCTCTATTAACTTAGAAAATGATACCATTGTCGATTATTCAAATCATCGCTTCGATTGGGTTCCAAAAGGAGGGcttcaagaacgaaaaaATGTCAAGAGTTGTGCTCTTGGTGTTGCTAGCGTCGCCTCAGCATTCGCAAGTGGAGCATCTGCTGCAGCTGCATGGTATGCTGTCTTCCACAAGGCTGCTGGTGAAGCAAAATACGAATCTGACAACAAAAATTGTGGTGTTCATCATCATGTTGTTGATACTCCTTCTCGTAAGATGCGTTATgtctattcttcttctggtggaGACTGTAGTTCAACAGCACAAGAATCAACAATCGAAGGTTCATTAGATAAGGCTTACAGAACTTATATTAAAAGCCACTACGACCATATCTGGTGCATGGAGTTAACCCACGGAGGAACTTGGAAGGGATATTTGCTTATTGGTCCAGATGGTAATTGGCCAAGCAACTTAAGTTGTGGAGATAGCTCAAGTGGTACATGTGTCAGCGGTGGAAAGAATGACGATCACACCTAG
- a CDS encoding predicted protein, with product MTRDLLPPAPKSRHPVVPPHRDRLRNGRYNRCFQNYYHSYQYLTTNPYYIPSVRPSVNHWQLRDLLKYDAPSNVVYYTKNDSINKLDMSSFVSSSHVNLHYYPRCYSHAPNGVVVTGGLLTNSSKLFSMNIDNLSLSASPQPAGTPRKISKGLFSFYNPELDVAKTVRLGEMINNDVAVYPDSNSSYRAYVCNNDSNLYCVDIPNNDGFRIVNRINCEINTCLNNVVRSPTNDKLLAVTGDSSSIFLLDPTASNPNVRTIKSGHESGFGIAYHPNGNLLSTVFQDGTCLLYDLRNISYNKPLIEIKSTRPGHQSGAFRVCKFSPAYDVNDMLIISEHVGRVHLVDLRHLDYSNVDDHQVMVVPYALDQYGEYKGGFDKYNAKMAAINADKEENENEDNQSSKNNDTNNDSENSSINSSKSIHKPVDIYCNSDSKSAQFSSFTSPLVFDYDYLTNTNDKLFKDFVYTPPPQPSPPSKDHYLLPPKFNYPQWDNPLISSSPCNNPLQQSDFDDTNPDIDAQLNYVYSTMSGGGTFASGSGSRGSASTARSSQPTLTDTYSHYTNYCDDSYQQQINHIHGEMELSGIEFCTPRLANESYILIGCQDAGVVMWGINGAARRSFGSYGYV from the exons ATGACAAGAGATTTGTTGCCGCCTGCTCCCAAATCAAGACACCCCGTAGTGCCCCCACATCGGGACCGTCTCAGAAATGGGCGCTACAACAGATGTTTCCAAAACTACTACCATCTGTACCAGTACTTAACGACCAACCCCTACTACATCCCCAGCGTCCGCCCGCTGGTCAACCACTGGCAGCTTCGGGACCTCCTTAAATACGACGCACCCTCCAACGTCGTCTATTACACCAAAAACGACTCTATTAATAAGTTGGACATGCTGCTGTTTGTGCTGTCGAGTCACGTCAACCTCCACTACTACCCCCGCTGCTACTCCCATGCTCCCAACGGGGTAGTCGTCACGGGCGGCTTGCTCACGAATAGCAGCAAGTTGTTTCTGATGAATATCGATAATTTGCTGCTTCTGGCACTGCCCCAACCTGCTGGAACTCCACGGAAAATCTCCAAGGGTTTGTTTCTGTTCTACAACCCCGAACTTGATGTAGCCAAAACCGTCCGTTTGGGCGAGATGATCAACAACGACGTCGCCGTTTACCCAGATTCCAACAGCAGCTACAGGGCATATGTCTGCAATAATGACTCCAATTTGTACTGTGTAGATATTCCCAATAATGATGGCTTCCGAATTGTGAATCGAATCAACTGTGAAATCAACACTTGTTTGAACAATGTCGTTAGATCTCCAACCAACGACAAGCTACTTGCGGTAACCGGCGATTCACTGTCAATATTTTTGCTTGACCCCACGGCTCTGAATCCCAACGTTCGCACAATCAAAAGTGGCCACGAGTCAGGCTTTGGAATAGCTTACCATCCCAATGGTAATTTGCTCTCTACAGTTTTTCAGGATGGTACCTGTTTGCTATACGATCTCAGAAATATTTCCTACAACAAACCATTGATCGAGATCAAGCTGACGAGACCTGGCCACCAGCTGGGAGCATTCCGGGTATGTAAGTTCCTGCCAGCATACGACGTGAACGATATGCTCATCATTCTGGAACACGTAGGCAGAGTTCATTTGGTGGATTTGCGCCATTTGGACTACTCAAACGTAGATGACCATCAGGTTATGGTCGTTCCCTATGCCTTGGACCAATATGGTGAGTATAAGGGAGGATTCGACAAGTACAATGCGAAAATGGCAGCCATCAATGcagacaaagaagaaaacgaaaatgaagacaatCAAAGCAGTAAGAATAATGATACTAATAATGATAGTGAAAATAGTAgtatcaattcttcaaagtcgATCCATAAGCCTGTTGATATCTATTGTAATTCTGATTCGAAGCTGGCTCAGTTCTCCTCGTTCACGTCTCCCTTGGTGTTTGACTATGACTACTTGACCAACACCAAtgacaagttgttcaaggaCTTTGTGTACACGCCTCCGCCACAACCCTCGCCTCCACTGAAGGACCACTACCTTCTTCCACCCAAGTTCAACTATCCTCAATGGGATAATCCTCTCATTTCTAGTAGTCCTTGTAACAATCCT CTTCAGCAGTCGGATTTCGACGATACCAACCCAGATATCGATGCTCAGTTGAACTACGTCTACAGCACAATGAGCGGCGGTGGCACTTTCGcatctggttctggttccCGTGGATCAGCATCCACAGCACGCTCCTCACAGCCCACGCTCACGGATACTTATTCCCATTATACCAACTACTGCGACGATTCATACCAACAGCAGATCAACCATATCCATGGCGAGATGGAGCTTTCCGGGATCGAGTTCTGCACTCCCAGATTGGCCAACGAGAGCTACATCTTAATTGGATGCCAGGATGCTGGAGTAGTGATGTGGGGAATCAACGGTGCGGCCAGAAGAAGCTTCGGCAGCTATGGATATGTCTGA
- a CDS encoding predicted protein has protein sequence PVQIPPPISPKQDPEQALTQQIDYYFSLENLLRDIFLRKNMDSEGWIALDLILNFKRVKIIINGIQNSLENVQEFDGSIILESIKKCENLEIQYINDKTAENAAIDDVKLRVKGNYEQWLL, from the coding sequence CCAGTGCAGATTCCCCCTCCAATCTCACCTAAACAAGACCCTGAGCAAGCGTTGACTCAACAAATCGACTACTACTTCTCGTTAGAAAACTTGCTTAGGGACATCTTCTTaagaaagaatatggaCTCCGAAGGATGGATTGCCTTAGACTTGattttgaacttcaagagaGTGAAGATCATCATCAACGGTATCCAAAACTCCCTCGAAAACGTCCAGGAGTTCGACGGCAGCATCATTCTTGAGTCAATCAAGAAGTGCGAAAATTTGGAGATTCAATACATCAACGACAAGACGGCTGAAAATGCCGCCATCGACGATGTCAAGTTGAGAGTCAAGGGTAATTACGAGCAGTGGTTGTTA
- a CDS encoding predicted protein codes for MASTISYANVAAKGTSSEASKAAVPIAASASSASSIVISSTETVEEPASTASISSTVEVSAAVTGDSEPSTASNSATSTPSTSAGSTPNASKKEKKSLAPAPVPLKSAWSTTSLASDSSVVDEHKWPTPDKIENQPTSKNNQQKFIKPITKQWLPMNAKVVLPNTRNNNQKQTRNRKKNANGSTNKNASSNQSGSPDSGANAKKQNGANGSVKKDEVAAHDAEEVASNGEESAVEVPDNAGDFDVNNINNQYQQFNPQF; via the coding sequence atggCTTCCACGATCTCATATGCCAATGTCGCTGCCAAGGGAACCTCCCTGGAAGCTTCAAAAGCTGCTGTTCCTATTGCTGCTTCTGCCTCTTCTGCTTCCTCCATCgtgatttcttctactgagaCCGTCGAAGAACCTGCTTCTACTGCctctatttcttctactgttgAAGTGTCTGCTGCTGTCACTGGTGATTCAGAACCTTCTACTGCCTCCAACTCGGCAACTTCTACTCCTTCTACATCTGCTGGCTCTACTCCTAACgcttccaagaaggaaaagaagagctTGGCTCCAGCCCCAGTTCCGCTTAAGTCCGCCTGGTCAACCACGTCTCTTGCTTCAGACTCCTCAGTTGTTGACGAGCACAAGTGGCCTACTCCTGACAAGATCGAGAACCAGCCCACCAGCAAGAACAATCAGCAGAAGTTCATCAAGCCTATCACCAAACAATGGTTGCCCATGAATGCTAAGGTAGTCTTGCCCAACACCAGAAACAACAACCAGAAACAGActagaaacagaaagaaaaacgCGAACGGTTCCACGAATAAAAATGCTTCTTCCAACCAGTCGGGCTCTCCTGACAGTGGTGCCAATGCTAAGAAGCAAAATGGAGCTAATGGATCTGTCAAAAAAGACGAAGTTGCTGCGCATGatgcagaagaagttgccaGCAATGGTGAAGAATCTGCTGTAGAAGTTCCTGATAACGCTGGCGACTTCGATGtgaacaacatcaacaaccagTACCAACAGTTCAACCCtcaattc
- a CDS encoding predicted protein — protein sequence MSSILTNPLYRPLLEIVKSARNGIVYGGKIRFSHALVINLLYRSGPPLPRLREILQATKNHAEVLAGFAIIYKICCKILASDSFLGPKNGRLIKFLSGAFGSWIVYSQHFGYFHPGITHQITLYCFSRVLIAVGKILLDSYLGHAQPQFKNYNGNIILFKDLTPNQQKKLKSAIYNRSWKYFAVFTWALVMLIYDYQPQYLQSSLRHSMAYIYDVEMDTWSTWKDFIGL from the coding sequence ATGTCGTCGATTCTAACTAACCCGCTCTACCGTCCTCTTCTAGAGATCGTTAAGTCGGCCCGGAACGGTATTGTTTATGGAGGAAAAATCAGATTTCTGCATGCTTTGGTCATCAACTTGCTCTATCGTTCTGGACCTCCTTTACCCCGATTGCGGgagattcttcaagctACAAAGAACCATGCCGAAGTATTAGCTGGTTTTGCCATCATTTACAAGATTTGCTGCAAAATTTTGGCCAGCGACTCTTTCTTAGGTCCCAAAAACGGTAGGCTTATCAAGTTTTTATCAGGAGCGTTTGGCTCGTGGATCGTGTACTCGCAGCACTTTGGCTACTTCCATCCCGGGATAACCCACCAGATCACGTTGTACTGCTTCTCCAGAGTGTTGATTGCAGTAGGAAAGATACTATTGGATTCGTATTTGGGTCATGCTCAGCCTCAGTTCAAGAACTACAACGGTAACATCATTCTCTTCAAGGATCTCACCCCCAACCAAcagaaaaagttgaaatcaGCGATATACAACAGATCATGGAAGTATTTTGCAGTGTTCACCTGGGCTCTAGTGATGCTCATCTACGACTACCAACCGCAATACTTGCAGAGCTCGTTGAGACACAGCATGGCTTACATTTACGATGTTGAAATGGATACCTGGAGCACCTGGAAGGACTTCATAGGTTTATAG
- a CDS encoding predicted protein (go_function electron transporter activity~go_process electron transport) has translation MKFWKFSSSVLATLLAVVSVQASGPAEGDAVADPNSAVVKLTAETYKQFLDENPLVLAEYFAPWCGYCKMLGPEYAKAANSLNETNPNIKLAQIDCTEEEELCRDQGIRGYPTLKVVSNGAYADYDGPRDAAGIANYMVKQSLPAVQVPADADALTAAIEEQTKPYVIQVGASTDSDAASAYEQVAKANRNDYSFFSVEEPALVKELNTKFTNVKVTGKSPSYYVVHPGQLDDVREFEGKDINADTLTSFVTTEVVPYFGDINRDTYLTYMGSPLPLGYYFYNTAEQRAAFADEFSKLGKQYRGKINFVGLDATQFGKHAESINMDPAIVPLFAIQDTPNNKKYGVNQKENPEGPSLKTIKQFVADYLDDKLTPIVKSEDLPTEEEKKANPVVKLVGHNHNEIIEDVSKDIFVKYYAPWCGHCKKMAPIWEELASVFGSNKDDAKVVVADIDHTNNDVVLPFEIEGYPTLVLYPANGEVDEKTGLRKPVVFSGARELDAFIDFVKENGALGVDGHVLKAAQDKAAAEAAPEEEEEAAEEVKEEAAEDEDVEHDEL, from the coding sequence ATGAAGTTCTGGAAATTCTCATCTTCTGTGCTTGCCACCCTTCTCGCTGTCGTCTCTGTCCAAGCTTCGGGACCAGCCGAAGGCGACGCTGTCGCCGATCCAAACTCCGCTGTCGTAAAGCTTACGGCCGAGACATACAAACAGTTCCTTGACGAGAACCCTCTTGTTCTCGCCGAATACTTTGCCCCATGGTGTGGCTACTGTAAGATGTTGGGACCTGAATACGCCAAGGCTGCCAACTCGTTGAACGAAACCAACCCAAACATCAAGTTGGCCCAGATCGACTGTaccgaggaagaagaactctGTCGTGACCAAGGTATCAGAGGCTACCCTACCTTGAAGGTTGTCTCCAACGGCGCCTATGCCGACTACGATGGCCCCAGAGATGCCGCCGGTATCGCCAACTATATGGTCAAACAGTCTTTGCCTGCCGTCCAAGTGCCAGCTGACGCTGACGCTTTGACTGCTGctattgaagaacagaCCAAGCCATATGTCATCCAAGTAGGTGCTTCTACTGACTCTGACGCCGCTTCCGCCTACGAGCAAGTCGCTAAGGCCAATAGAAACGActactctttcttctcaGTGGAAGAGCCAGCTTTggtcaaggaattgaacaCGAAGTTTACCAATGTTAAAGTAACTGGCAAGTCCCCTTCATACTACGTAGTCCATCCTGGTCAATTGGATGACGTAAGAGAATTTGAAGGCAAGGACATCAATGCTGACACTTTGACCCTGTTTGTTACCACCGAAGTTGTTCCATACTTTGGCGACATCAACAGAGACACCTACTTGACATACATGGGTTCTCCATTGCCTCTCGGctactacttctacaaCACTGCTGAACAGAGAGCTGCTTTTGCTGACGAATTCTCGAAGTTGGGTAAGCAATACCGTGGAAAGATCAACTTTGTCGGTTTAGACGCTACCCAATTCGGAAAGCACGCCGAGTCCATCAACATGGACCCAGCAATCGTGCCTTTGTTCGCCATCCAAGACACAccaaacaacaagaagtatgGTGTTaaccaaaaggaaaacccAGAAGGTCCATCTTTGAAGACGATCAAACAGTTCGTTGCTGACTACCTCGACGACAAGTTGACTCCTATCGTCAAGTCTGAAGATTTGCCaaccgaagaagaaaagaaagccAACCCAGTTGTCAAGTTGGTAGGCCACAACCACAACGAAATCATCGAAGATGTCTCCAAGGACATCTTTGTCAAGTACTATGCTCCATGGTGTGGCCACTGTAAGAAGATGGCTCCTATCTGGGAAGAATTGGCTTCCGTTTTTGGCTCCAACAAGGACGACGCCAAGGTGGTCGTTGCCGACATTGACCATACCAACAATGACGTCGTTCTTCCCTTCGAAATCGAAGGCTACCCAACCTTGGTTTTATATCCTGCCAACGGTGAAGTTGACGAAAAGACCGGCTTGAGAAAGCCAGTTGTTTTCTCTGGCGCAAGAGAATTAGATGCCTTCATTGACTTTGTAAAGGAAAATGGTGCCCTTGGTGTTGACGGCCATGTATTGAAGGCTGCTCAAGACAAGGCAGCTGCTGAAGCTGCtcctgaagaagaagaagaagccgctgaagaagttaaagaagaagctgctgaagatgaggatGTTGAACACGACGAGTTGTAA
- a CDS encoding predicted protein, translating into MAADEFVLQLIQKSLDELGYGRVADELGRAIVESRLSSSAPSDSIAMIEWFNGELRAGSYLTIESYLVAVLSNFDNKNTNVKTSNTTGANYQTVVLIVLYLVRRTSFFESLISSLSAPSTSPATPIDQNLMLAYLREKLMPSIDEEYYSTDEFPDISSDSSGFAPIFGSELLSQLTRESESTLLLLFVHRILHSKYFFGYPVNVSVRATNPLSELRSVLVETFLGKIFRLNDRLRSFDEVYNIPSNYLQTLIDQALAYQKSQNPFYLPPRTKVESNKRLNQKSEPFLLGKPLREMDHFFKVNYFPSTLIHSLMFHSHEVWFTRFSPSGRFLATGSLDGRLIIYDVHNNFEMLKSLESSPAIDGQVFVPFSTKPSGGKTRAVIYCCWDPDEQYIVSCSMDTVVRIWSVSQLHHSSKKRITRSMDESGIAATEDEFKLLSCFTLGPDIKTWTCEFLPKSGLNANSTRPQFIIGSPDKVLKAFDVDGVELFDFYGNIEDDDDNELLDELDGEEAELSKLRTDETKSGDVLMMEEDDNVVFGDEEQGSSAGIKSKSKQDEKSSMKKKLENNFNRINDLSISPDGKVLITANNDRQIHFYKIPDLLNQEATTKRLASITVRGRLTSCSVSNNGKYFLLSSAPEELQVWDISGLSQGDGKNIQKPILYRRFIGHSQSSYIVRSAFGYLVEDTDQEELVMSGSDDGYIYFWKLHTGQLITRIKGHNGLCNSVDWNRNGGRAKHGSKDYGKLWCSVGDDRYVKIWGPSDWS; encoded by the exons ATGGCAGCAGACGAGTTTGTGTTGCAATTGATCCAGAAGTCGCTCGACGAGTTGGGCTATGGCCGCGTGGCAGACGAGCTAGGCCGTGCCATCGTCGAATCTCGGCTCAGCTCCTCTGCACCGTCAGACTCA ATAGCCATGATTGAGTGGTTCAACGGAGAACTCCGCGCAGGTAGCTACTTGACTATCGAGTCATATCTCGTTGCCGTTTTGCTgaacttcgacaacaagaacaCCAACGT CAAAACCTCTAATACTACTGGAGCCAATTATCAA ACAGTTGTTCTTATAGTGCTTTACTTGGTGAGAAGAACCTCTTTCTTCGAGCTGTTGATATCTTCTCTCTCGGCTCCAAGCACTTCTCCAGCTACGCCTATTGATCagaacttgatgttggCATACTTGAGGGAGAAACTTATGCCT TCCATCGATGAAGAATACTATTCGACAGACGAATTCCCTGATATAAGTTCAGATTCCAGTGGATTCGCCCCAATATTTGGCTCTGAACTTCTTTCACAGTTGACTCgagaatcagaatcaacgttattgttgct TTTTGTCCACCGCATTCTCCACTCCAAGTACTTCTTTGGTTATCCTGTCAATGTGAGTGTTAGAGCCACCAATCCCTTGCTGGAATTACGTAGTGTATTGGTAGAAACGTTCTTGGGAAAGATATTTCGCTTGAACGATCGCTTGCGTAGCTTTGACGAGGTATATAATATCCCCAGCAATTACTTACAGACGTTGATCGATCAGGCCCTCGCGTACCAGAAGCTGCAAAATCCGTTCTACTTACCACCACGTACGAAAGTCGAGTCTAACAAGCGTTTGAATCAGAAGAGCGAACCGTTTCTCTTGGGAAAACCTCTTCGGGAAATGgaccatttcttcaaggtaAACTACTTCCCCAGCACGTTGATCCACAGCTTGATGTTTCATTCGCACGAGGTGTGGTTCACACGGTTTTCACCTCTGGGGCGGTTCTTAGCTACTGGTTCTCTTGACGGAAGACTTATCATTTACGATGTCCACAACAACTTTGAGATGTTGAAGCTGTTGGAATCTTCGCCTGCAATCGATGGTCAGGTTTTCGTTCCATTTTCCACCAAACCATCTGGAGGGAAAACAAGAGCTGTTATCTACTGTTGCTGGGACCCAGACGAACAGTACATTGTAAGTTGTAGTATGGACACTGTAGTGAGAATATGGTCTGTATCACAGTTGCACCATTCATCCAAGAAGCGAATTACGCGTTCAATGGATGAATCTGGCATTGCTGCAACTGAAGACGAATTCAAGTTGCTCAGTTGCTTCACTTTAGGTCCAGACATCAAGACCTGGACGTGTGAGTTCTTACCCAAGTCCGGTTTGAATGCCAACAGCACCAGACCGCAGTTCATCATCGGGCTGCCGGATAAGGTGTTGAAGGCGTTTGATGTCGATGGAGTAGAACTATTCGACTTCTATGGCAATAtcgaagacgacgacgacaatgagcttcttgatgaacttgacGGCGAAGAGGCTGAACTCTCCAAGTTGAGAACCGACGAAACCAAATCAGGTGACGTTCTTAtgatggaagaagacgacaaTGTAGTGTTTGGCGATGAGGAGCAGGGCTCTTCAGCTGGcatcaagtccaagtccaaacaagatgaaaagtcgtcgatgaagaaaaagctCGAAaataacttcaacagaatcaaCGACTTGTCGATCTCTCCAGATGGAAAGGTATTGATCACAGCCAACAACGATCGCCAGATCCACTTCTACAAGATTCCAGACTTATTGAATCAGGAAGCAACTACTAAAAGACTTGCCTCTATCACTGTCAGAGGTCGTTTGACATCGTGTTCCGtttccaacaatggaaaaTACTTCCTCTTGAGCTCGGCTCCAGAAGAGCTACAGGTATGGGATATTTCTGGTTTATCACAGGGTGATGGCAAGAATATACAGAAACCCATTCTCTACCGTAGGTTCATCGGTCATTCTCAGAGTTCCTATATCGTTCGGTCAGCATTTGGATATCTTGTAGAAGATACAGATCAAGAGGAGTTGGTGATGTCTGGCTCCGACGATGGCTATATCTATTTCTGGAAGCTCCATACCGGCCAACTAATCACTCGAATCAAGGGACACAACGGTTTGTGTAATTCTGTAGACTGGAACCGTAATGGAGGCAGAGCCAAACATGGATCCAAGGATTACGGTAAATTGTGGTGCTCCGTGGGGGATGATCGGTATGTGAAGATATGGGGTCCGTCCGACTGGAGCTAG